The Vanrija pseudolonga chromosome 1, complete sequence genomic sequence GACAGCCTTGAGGCGCTGGACCTGGCGCTCGATGACAGTGTCGAAGTACTCCTCACGGGCCTTGGGGAACTGGAGGAAGTGGACCGAGCGAACGTCGGAGCcgtccttgggcttgggggtGGTAGCACGCAGGCTCTGGTAGACAATCTCCGAAGTGAAGGGAGTGaacgacgacattgtcaagCAGAGAGTGTGGAGGGCCTCGTAGAGCGAGTTGAGGGCCGCCTTGGTGTCCTCAACACCGTTCTCACCCTTGAGACGCCTTCGGTTGAAGCGAATGTACCAGTTGGTGAGGTCGGCAATGAGCTCGAGAAGACGGGGGATGACGGTGTAGAGGCGGTACGCGCTCATCTCCTGGTCAACCTGCTGGATAAGGGTCTGGCAGCGGGCGAGGATCCAGCGGTCAAAGACGTTGGTCGACTTGGGGGCGTCGTGGTCGTAGACAAACTTGGTACCAGTGGCCTGGTCGAAGAGCTCAACCTGGTTGAGGTAGAAGTTCAACGAGTTGATCCACTTGAGGATGACGTTGGAAAGAACGCCGGCAacaccctcctccttgaaACGGAGGTTGTCACCACGGACGACGGGCGAGTTGATGAGGAAGAGACGGACCGAGTCGGCACCGTACTTCTCAACAACGTTCATCGGGTCGGGGTAGTTCTTGAGCTTCTTGCTCATCTTCTTGCCGTCACCGGCAAGGACGAGACCAGTAACAATAAGGTTCTTCCAGGGAGCCGTGTCGAACAGGTGGGTGCCGAGCACAAGGAGAGTGTAGAACCAGCCACGGGTCTGGTCGATACCCTCAGACACAAAGTCGGCAGGGAATCTGGCCTTGAAGGGGTCCTGGTTCTCGAAGGGGTAGTGCGACTGGGCGTAGGGCATGGAGCCCGACTCGAACCAACAGTCAAAGACCTCCTCGATACGCTTGAGGacgcccttgccctgcttGGAGGGGATGGTGATCTGGTCAATGTTCTCACGGTGGAGGTCCTTGATGCCCTTGACACCAgagagctcctcgagctgaGCAATCGACGAGATGCAGACAATCTCCTCGTAGTCCTCGCTGACCCAGAGGGGGATCGGGGTACCCCAGTAACGATTCCTCGAGATGTTCCAGTCACGGGCGTTCTTGATCCAGCCACCGAAACGGCCTTCACCGACGCTAGCGGGGACCCAGCGGGTCTTCTCGTTGGCGGCAACAAGCTTGTCGGAGATGTTGGCCACGCGCACGAACCACGAGGGGACGGCACGGTAGATGAGGGGGGTGCCCGAACGCCAACAGAAGGGGTACGAGTGCATGATGTCGGAGCGAACAATGAGGCGGCCGTTCTTGGTCAGGTCCTTGATGATGGTGGCATCGGCCTCCTGAAGTATGCGTTAGTTGCCGATCGTGGCCCCACCAACACAGACACGGTACTAACCTTGACATACTTGCCCTGATACTCGGGCACCTCGGCGGTGAAGCGACCAGTCTCGTCGATCGGGCAGGGAGGGATCTCGTCATCACGAACAATGCCGTTGGCGACAGCGATGCGGTGGTCATCGTCACCAAAGGCAGGAGCCTGGTGGACGATACCGGTACCCGACGAGTCGGTAACGTACGTGTCGGAGACGACGCGGTAGGCACGGTCCTCGTACTTCTCAGTGAAGTGGTCAAACATGGGAGTGTAGCGCCATCCGACCatgtccttgccgaggaAGCTACCAATCTTCTTGAACTTGGGCTCCTTCTTCGGGTCAGGCTTCTTGCCGTTGGCGTACTCCTTGTAGACTGTGCCGAGGAGGGACTCGAGGAGAATGAAGTTCTGGTTGCGCTCAACGTCGTGGATCTTGATGTAGGTGAAGTCGGGGTGGACACAGAGGCCAAGGTTGGCGGGCAGCGTGTAAGGGGTGGTCGTCcaggcgaggagcgaggtggtggggtcgtcggcgagggggaAGGCGACGGTCACGGCGGGGTCGGAGACGTTGCGGTAGTCCTCACCAGCCTCGAAGTTGGAGAGGGGAGTGGTACATCCCGTGGAGTAGGGCATGACACGGAGACCGCGGTAGACCTGCTCCTTGGCCCAGAGCTGGCCAAAGACCCACCAGACACTCTCCATGAAGGTGGGGTCGAGGGTCTTGTAGCCGGTGTCAAAGTCGATCCAACGACCCATACGCTCGACGGTGCTCTTCCACTCGTTCGAGTAACGCATGACAATCTCGCGACAGGCGGCGTTGTACTTGGCGATGCCCATCTTCATGACAtcgtccttgcccttgatgTTGAG encodes the following:
- the irs1_1 gene encoding Isoleucine--tRNA ligase, cytoplasmic, translating into MSFQKHDPSKPIHIPTAEHNVLEFWREIDAFHTQQKLSEGKPEYSFFDGPPFATGLPHYGHLLAGTIKDIVTRHASSTGHHVERRFGWDTHGLPVEHEIDKSLNIKGKDDVMKMGIAKYNAACREIVMRYSNEWKSTVERMGRWIDFDTGYKTLDPTFMESVWWVFGQLWAKEQVYRGLRVMPYSTGCTTPLSNFEAGEDYRNVSDPAVTVAFPLADDPTTSLLAWTTTPYTLPANLGLCVHPDFTYIKIHDVERNQNFILLESLLGTVYKEYANGKKPDPKKEPKFKKIGSFLGKDMVGWRYTPMFDHFTEKYEDRAYRVVSDTYVTDSSGTGIVHQAPAFGDDDHRIAVANGIVRDDEIPPCPIDETGRFTAEVPEYQGKYVKVSTVSVLEADATIIKDLTKNGRLIVRSDIMHSYPFCWRSGTPLIYRAVPSWFVRVANISDKLVAANEKTRWVPASVGEGRFGGWIKNARDWNISRNRYWGTPIPLWVSEDYEEIVCISSIAQLEELSGVKGIKDLHRENIDQITIPSKQGKGVLKRIEEVFDCWFESGSMPYAQSHYPFENQDPFKARFPADFVSEGIDQTRGWFYTLLVLGTHLFDTAPWKNLIVTGLVLAGDGKKMSKKLKNYPDPMNVVEKYGADSVRLFLINSPVVRGDNLRFKEEGVAGVLSNVILKWINSLNFYLNQVELFDQATGTKFVYDHDAPKSTNVFDRWILARCQTLIQQVDQEMSAYRLYTVIPRLLELIADLTNWYIRFNRRRLKGENGVEDTKAALNSLYEALHTLCLTMSSFTPFTSEIVYQSLRATTPKPKDGSDVRSVHFLQFPKAREEYFDTVIERQVQRLKAVIELGRAIRDKRTLKVKMPLKELILFHHDQQYLDDVKSLEPYVLAELNVATITYTSDEAAMGIKYKATADWPVLGRKLRKDLGKVKSHLPNLSSDECKRYVAEGKCSVNGVELVEGDLVVTRFVELEGEKAEAFETATDGDATILLDIRRHDDLEHVALLRALTSRVNKLRKTAGLKPTDRVDVFYAYDDGEEDSLAPAIASSNEFLLGQIYAIPVELAQKPADRAVLATEVREKDIDEADRAERFVLTITERP
- the irs1_1 gene encoding Isoleucine--tRNA ligase, cytoplasmic, whose amino-acid sequence is MSFQKHDPSKPIHIPTAEHNVLEFWREIDAFHTQQKLSEGKPEYSFFDGPPFATGLPHYGHLLAGTIKDIVTRHASSTGHHVERRFGWDTHGLPVEHEIDKSLNIKGKDDVMKMGIAKYNAACREIVMRYSNEWKSTVERMGRWIDFDTGYKTLDPTFMESVWWVFGQLWAKEQVYRGLRVMPYSTGCTTPLSNFEAGEDYRNVSDPAVTVAFPLADDPTTSLLAWTTTPYTLPANLGLCVHPDFTYIKIHDVERNQNFILLESLLGTVYKEYANGKKPDPKKEPKFKKIGSFLGKDMVGWRYTPMFDHFTEKYEDRAYRVVSDTYVTDSSGTGIVHQAPAFGDDDHRIAVANGIVRDDEIPPCPIDETGRFTAEVPEYQGKYVKEADATIIKDLTKNGRLIVRSDIMHSYPFCWRSGTPLIYRAVPSWFVRVANISDKLVAANEKTRWVPASVGEGRFGGWIKNARDWNISRNRYWGTPIPLWVSEDYEEIVCISSIAQLEELSGVKGIKDLHRENIDQITIPSKQGKGVLKRIEEVFDCWFESGSMPYAQSHYPFENQDPFKARFPADFVSEGIDQTRGWFYTLLVLGTHLFDTAPWKNLIVTGLVLAGDGKKMSKKLKNYPDPMNVVEKYGADSVRLFLINSPVVRGDNLRFKEEGVAGVLSNVILKWINSLNFYLNQVELFDQATGTKFVYDHDAPKSTNVFDRWILARCQTLIQQVDQEMSAYRLYTVIPRLLELIADLTNWYIRFNRRRLKGENGVEDTKAALNSLYEALHTLCLTMSSFTPFTSEIVYQSLRATTPKPKDGSDVRSVHFLQFPKAREEYFDTVIERQVQRLKAVIELGRAIRDKRTLKVKMPLKELILFHHDQQYLDDVKSLEPYVLAELNVATITYTSDEAAMGIKYKATADWPVLGRKLRKDLGKVKSHLPNLSSDECKRYVAEGKCSVNGVELVEGDLVVTRFVELEGEKAEAFETATDGDATILLDIRRHDDLEHVALLRALTSRVNKLRKTAGLKPTDRVDVFYAYDDGEEDSLAPAIASSNEFLLGQIYAIPVELAQKPADRAVLATEVREKDIDEADRAERFVLTITERP